The following are encoded in a window of Chloroflexia bacterium SDU3-3 genomic DNA:
- a CDS encoding helix-turn-helix transcriptional regulator has protein sequence METKQQQPDIFQSECHSRQVLRLIADQWTMLVFYALGDGAMRFSQLLRRIDGISKKMLTQTLRAMERDGLIRRVVHPVVPPMVEYSLTPLGESLLGPIQAICEWAYGHLGEVAKAQAAYDQQDHTPLQDTVAALVRER, from the coding sequence ATGGAAACCAAGCAGCAACAGCCCGACATCTTTCAATCTGAATGCCACTCGCGACAGGTGCTCAGACTGATCGCAGATCAGTGGACGATGCTTGTGTTCTACGCGCTGGGGGATGGAGCCATGCGCTTCTCGCAGCTGCTCCGGCGGATCGATGGCATCTCGAAAAAGATGCTGACCCAGACGCTCCGCGCGATGGAGCGCGACGGCCTGATCCGGCGCGTGGTGCACCCGGTGGTGCCGCCCATGGTGGAATACTCGCTCACGCCGCTGGGCGAGAGCCTGCTCGGCCCGATCCAGGCCATCTGCGAGTGGGCCTACGGGCACCTGGGCGAGGTCGCCAAAGCGCAAGCGGCGTATGATCAGCAAGATCACACGCCGCTCCAAGATACGGTCGCCGCCCTTGTGAGAGAGCGCTAG
- a CDS encoding dephospho-CoA kinase, with translation MPAQRLYLIGMTGNIACGKSTVLAELARRGAAVIDADRVTHDLQQPGQPVYQQIVAAFGPQVATAPGGPLDRKRLASVVFSDAEALRRLEAIVHPAVRATVFGWLEEVARAGLARVAVVDAIKLLEAGWKARCDAIWVVTCTPEQQAQRLIATRGMSPEEARMRIEAQPPQADKVAQADVVIDNSGPLDATLAQIDRAWENLGT, from the coding sequence ATGCCAGCGCAGAGGCTCTACCTGATCGGGATGACGGGAAACATCGCCTGCGGCAAAAGCACCGTGCTGGCCGAGCTAGCGCGGCGCGGCGCAGCCGTGATCGATGCCGACCGCGTGACGCACGACCTGCAGCAGCCGGGCCAGCCGGTCTACCAGCAGATCGTGGCCGCCTTCGGGCCGCAGGTGGCCACCGCGCCGGGTGGGCCGCTCGACCGCAAGCGGCTGGCCAGCGTGGTGTTCAGCGACGCCGAGGCCCTGCGGCGGCTGGAGGCGATCGTGCACCCCGCCGTGCGGGCCACGGTGTTCGGCTGGCTGGAGGAGGTGGCGCGGGCGGGGCTGGCCCGCGTGGCTGTGGTGGATGCGATCAAGCTGCTGGAGGCGGGCTGGAAGGCGCGTTGCGACGCGATCTGGGTCGTCACATGCACGCCCGAGCAGCAGGCCCAGCGCCTGATCGCCACGCGCGGCATGTCGCCCGAGGAGGCCCGCATGCGCATCGAGGCCCAGCCGCCCCAGGCCGATAAGGTGGCCCAGGCCGATGTGGTGATCGACAACAGCGGCCCGCTGGATGCCACCTTGGCCCAGATCGACCGCGCCTGGGAGAACCTGGGAACGTAA
- a CDS encoding glycosyltransferase: protein MHLALLSAEYPPTAGGIGDYTRQLGTALAARGHAVTIWTIVGQRFVVQGLAGEPLLALPCAGGWGWPSWRCVAQALAQTRPDALHIQYQTGAYGMHPAINFLPWRLRRTPQAPPTLVTAHDLLEPYLFPKAGPLRRYVTRRLIADADAAILTNEADLAQAQRYRPPPRRPAALIPIGSNIPTALPDGYEREAWRRQLGLADDEVLVAYFGLMGRSKGVDTLVEALALLPPHIRLLVIGGEASAPQDVAYAAEVRARIAALGLGGRVQITGQLPEHEVAAHLRAADMAALPFADGASFRRGSLLAALAHGAPVVTTAPQAAGGALRPLVEGESALLVPPDQPAPLAQAILRLAGDPALRARLAEGGRQLAAQFSWEHIAQQHEQLYQQLARREGAD, encoded by the coding sequence ATGCACCTAGCCCTTCTCAGCGCCGAGTATCCGCCTACAGCCGGTGGTATTGGCGACTACACCCGCCAGCTCGGCACGGCGCTCGCGGCGCGCGGCCACGCGGTCACGATCTGGACGATTGTGGGGCAGCGCTTTGTGGTGCAGGGCCTAGCGGGCGAGCCACTGCTGGCGCTGCCCTGCGCGGGCGGGTGGGGCTGGCCCAGCTGGCGCTGCGTGGCCCAGGCGCTAGCCCAGACCCGCCCCGACGCGCTGCATATCCAGTACCAGACCGGGGCCTACGGCATGCACCCGGCCATCAACTTCCTGCCCTGGCGGCTGCGCCGCACGCCCCAGGCCCCGCCCACGCTTGTCACCGCCCACGATCTGCTGGAGCCGTACCTCTTCCCCAAGGCCGGGCCGCTGCGCCGCTACGTCACCCGCCGCCTGATCGCCGACGCCGACGCGGCCATCCTGACCAACGAGGCCGACCTGGCCCAGGCCCAGCGCTACCGCCCGCCGCCCCGCAGGCCCGCCGCGCTCATCCCCATCGGCTCGAATATCCCCACGGCGCTGCCGGATGGCTACGAGCGCGAGGCCTGGCGGCGGCAGCTTGGCCTGGCCGACGACGAGGTGCTGGTGGCCTACTTCGGGCTGATGGGGCGCAGCAAGGGCGTGGACACGCTGGTAGAGGCGCTGGCCCTGCTGCCGCCCCACATCCGCCTGCTGGTGATCGGGGGCGAGGCCAGCGCGCCGCAGGATGTGGCCTACGCCGCCGAGGTGCGGGCGAGGATCGCCGCGCTGGGCCTGGGCGGGCGCGTGCAGATCACCGGGCAGCTGCCCGAGCACGAGGTGGCCGCGCACCTGCGTGCCGCCGACATGGCCGCGCTGCCATTCGCCGACGGCGCGAGCTTCCGGCGCGGCAGCCTGCTGGCGGCGCTGGCCCACGGCGCGCCGGTGGTGACGACCGCGCCCCAGGCGGCGGGCGGCGCGCTGCGCCCACTGGTCGAGGGCGAGAGCGCCCTGCTGGTGCCGCCCGACCAACCCGCCCCGCTGGCCCAGGCCATCCTGCGCTTGGCAGGCGACCCCGCGCTGCGGGCGCGGCTGGCCGAGGGCGGGCGGCAGCTGGCCGCACAGTTCTCGTGGGAGCACATCGCCCAGCAGCACGAGCAGCTGTACCAGCAGCTTGCTCGCCGCGAAGGGGCTGATTAA
- a CDS encoding alpha/beta hydrolase codes for MPSRESVQIRSALLAEKNAPFAELSLAERRAGFEGMVERHVGQPIPLPEGTHVQPVDAGGIPAEWVVPPHHSAESVLLYLHGGGYILGSPRSHRDLVARLSLAAGVRSLLIDYRLAPEHPFPAAVEDALAAYRWLLGAGVRPEQIVVGGDSAGGGLSLALLLALRQEGLPMPAGAALISPWTDLPGELPSRAAKGDADPIFTSEALEGLGKAYPGATDPRHPQISPIHADLRGLPALAIQVGEDELLLDDSLVLAEHARAADLAVELSVWPDMWHVFQIYAAAVPEAQRAIEELASFIRRRLGLGEAVVG; via the coding sequence ATGCCCAGCAGAGAAAGTGTCCAGATCCGCTCGGCCCTGCTTGCCGAGAAGAACGCCCCGTTTGCCGAGCTATCGCTGGCCGAGCGCCGCGCCGGGTTCGAGGGCATGGTCGAGCGACATGTTGGCCAGCCCATCCCGCTGCCCGAGGGCACCCACGTGCAGCCGGTCGACGCGGGCGGCATCCCCGCCGAGTGGGTCGTGCCACCGCATCACAGCGCCGAGAGCGTGCTGCTCTACCTGCATGGCGGCGGCTATATCCTGGGGTCGCCTCGGTCGCACCGCGATCTGGTCGCGCGCCTGAGCCTCGCCGCTGGGGTGCGCAGCCTGCTGATCGACTACCGCCTTGCGCCGGAGCACCCCTTCCCAGCGGCGGTGGAGGATGCGCTGGCCGCCTACCGCTGGCTGCTGGGAGCGGGGGTGCGCCCCGAGCAGATCGTGGTGGGCGGCGACTCGGCGGGCGGCGGGCTGAGCCTGGCGCTGCTGCTAGCGCTTCGCCAGGAGGGCCTGCCTATGCCCGCTGGGGCCGCCCTGATCTCGCCGTGGACCGATCTTCCCGGCGAGCTGCCGAGCCGCGCCGCCAAGGGCGATGCCGACCCGATCTTCACCAGCGAGGCGCTGGAGGGGCTTGGCAAGGCCTACCCCGGCGCGACCGACCCGCGCCACCCGCAGATCTCGCCCATCCACGCCGATCTGCGCGGCCTGCCTGCCCTGGCCATCCAGGTGGGCGAGGATGAGCTGCTGCTGGATGATTCGCTGGTGCTGGCCGAGCACGCCCGTGCCGCCGATCTGGCGGTGGAGCTGTCGGTGTGGCCGGATATGTGGCACGTGTTCCAGATCTACGCCGCCGCTGTCCCCGAGGCGCAGCGCGCCATCGAGGAGCTTGCCAGCTTCATCCGGCGGCGGCTGGGGCTGGGCGAGGCCGTCGTCGGCTAG